Genomic segment of Mercurialis annua linkage group LG6, ddMerAnnu1.2, whole genome shotgun sequence:
GGAGCTTCGCCGTCAAAGCTGAGCTGAGTCCGTCACTGGTCATAAGCTTAAGCACTGGGCTGTCTCTGTTTCTGGGGAGATTCGTTTTCTTTAACTTCCAAAGAGAAAATGTGGCCAAACAAGTGCCGGAGCAAAACGGAGTGTCGCATTTTGAGGCCGGAGATGTTCGTGCTAAGGAATACGTTAGTCTTCTGAAATCGAATGATCCAGTAGGGTTTAATATTGTTGACGTTCTTGCATGGGGTTCTATTGGTCATATTGTTGCTTATTATATCTTGGCTACTGCTAGTAATGGCTATGATCCTAGCTTTTTCCCTAAATAAAtgcagttttttttatttgatttgtatagttttattactatattattatgtcTTGTAATTCTTCAACAATGCTCTAATATTTCTTTGTGATCGATGTTTTGTTGATGCTTGGAATTTGGTTGTTGTTTGCTTTTGATTATTGTAGTGAGATCaggttgaaattattttttggttaaattgtCAATACAATTTACTTA
This window contains:
- the LOC126653643 gene encoding photosystem I reaction center subunit V, chloroplastic — encoded protein: MATSTFLFTPTIKTHSLISPSTISFQGLRHTKAKTALPSLTTTTTSRRSFAVKAELSPSLVISLSTGLSLFLGRFVFFNFQRENVAKQVPEQNGVSHFEAGDVRAKEYVSLLKSNDPVGFNIVDVLAWGSIGHIVAYYILATASNGYDPSFFPK